In Lacrimispora indolis DSM 755, a genomic segment contains:
- a CDS encoding glycoside hydrolase family 1 protein, translated as MRQEVRYGFPEDFLWGGATAANQIEGAYQEDGKGMSTSDYAAYKDPYATGEVNNFTFNVTSKELEEYRANEGKYKFPKRWGIDFYHRYAEDIALFAEMGFKVFRFSISWVRIFPTGLETEPNEAGFAFYDKVIAELKKYNIEPLITLSHYELPIVLSEKYNGWQSRELIDCFVRFAAACFKRYKDDVKYWITFNEMNMNLNSLYTGAGSFPDKVDHLEEAAYQASHYQFVASSLAVKVGKEIMPNAKIGCMINRIESYAKTCKPEDQLQALKADQINLFYPEVQARGEYPSYMCRYFKEKNINLKTEPEDFQIIKDYTVDFIAFSYYMTHVTEDRPDANELAGKLDSPIKNPYLKLTEWGWPIDPIGLRITLNKMYDRYKKPLFLVENGLGARDKMEADGSIHDDYRIDYIREHIKQMKEAVTDGVDIMGYTTWGCIDLISCGTSEMTKRYGFIYVDQDDEGKGSLKRSKKDSFYWYKKVIESNGEEL; from the coding sequence ATGAGACAGGAAGTAAGATACGGATTTCCGGAAGACTTTTTATGGGGAGGGGCAACTGCTGCCAACCAGATCGAGGGCGCTTATCAGGAAGACGGCAAAGGTATGTCCACATCAGATTATGCTGCTTATAAAGATCCCTATGCAACGGGAGAAGTGAATAACTTTACCTTTAATGTCACCTCAAAGGAACTGGAAGAGTACCGGGCCAATGAGGGAAAATATAAATTTCCCAAGCGCTGGGGAATTGATTTCTACCACCGTTATGCGGAGGATATCGCGCTGTTCGCGGAAATGGGATTTAAGGTGTTCCGGTTCTCCATTTCCTGGGTGAGAATTTTCCCAACAGGGCTGGAAACAGAGCCAAATGAAGCAGGATTTGCTTTTTATGATAAGGTGATCGCGGAGCTGAAAAAGTACAACATTGAGCCTCTCATTACATTGTCCCATTATGAACTGCCCATCGTTTTGTCAGAGAAATATAACGGCTGGCAGAGCCGGGAACTGATTGATTGTTTTGTCCGTTTTGCAGCCGCATGCTTTAAGCGCTATAAGGATGATGTAAAATACTGGATCACCTTCAATGAAATGAATATGAATTTAAACAGCCTGTACACCGGGGCAGGAAGCTTTCCTGACAAAGTGGACCATCTGGAGGAGGCAGCTTACCAGGCTTCTCACTATCAGTTTGTGGCCAGTTCCCTGGCAGTAAAAGTGGGAAAAGAAATCATGCCCAATGCAAAAATCGGCTGTATGATCAACCGGATCGAGTCCTATGCAAAGACCTGCAAGCCGGAGGACCAGTTACAGGCATTAAAAGCGGATCAGATCAACCTCTTTTATCCGGAGGTGCAGGCAAGAGGGGAATATCCGTCATATATGTGCCGGTATTTTAAAGAAAAGAACATCAACCTGAAAACGGAACCGGAAGATTTTCAGATCATTAAGGATTACACGGTGGATTTCATCGCATTCAGCTATTACATGACCCACGTTACGGAGGACAGGCCGGATGCAAACGAGCTGGCCGGAAAGCTGGACAGCCCTATCAAGAATCCTTATTTAAAATTAACGGAGTGGGGCTGGCCCATTGATCCCATCGGACTTCGAATCACCTTAAATAAAATGTATGACCGTTATAAAAAGCCTCTTTTCCTGGTGGAAAACGGATTGGGAGCCAGGGACAAGATGGAGGCGGATGGAAGCATTCATGATGATTACCGGATTGATTACATTCGTGAGCACATAAAGCAGATGAAGGAGGCAGTTACAGACGGCGTAGATATCATGGGTTATACCACATGGGGCTGCATCGATTTAATCAGCTGCGGTACATCGGAAATGACAAAACGATACGGTTTCATCTATGTAGATCAGGATGATGAAGGAAAAGGAAGCTTAAAAAGGTCTAAAAAGGATTCCTTCTACTGGTATAAAAAAGTCATTGAAAGCAATGGGGAAGAGCTGTAA
- a CDS encoding beta-glucoside-specific PTS transporter subunit IIABC, producing the protein MEHLKLAQEIIRYCGGKDNITQAWNCITRVRFHLKTREKADVKAIQALDGVLGAQFQGDQFQVIIGNEVLKVFEGVKEELGDLVAYTEEEKQKDKKRENPVNVVFGVISGIFNPILPAITGSGIIKGILALLVFLKMLNPESSNYFVLDMISNATYYFLPFLVAFSAGKKFGVNEHLSATLAGIIMYPAFVNLSGQGISTVKFLFLNIPVMDYNSTVIPIILGVLLLSIVYKFIDRFVPGFLKLIVTPVASLLITAPVVLVFIAPLGSYVGKYVAAFFISLFGVAGPVAGLLMGGLMSVIVITGMHYAFFPSTFDGLGGVGYDILLLPMSIVSNIGQCGAVLGAAFKIKDKKMKSIAFSSALSALFGITEPAIYGVNLKYKKPFYAALAGGAVGGAIYGIFHVKAFAFSIPGITALPTYLKEGELNNFIWACVGVFASFFTAFILTIVLPLEEKEKTKEKEKEKEPEAVSQGQEGHIVKIPVAAPMTGQAVGLAQVPDKMFAEGILGKGIAIIPEEGTVKAPFQGQVKMIAPTKHAIGLISDRGINVVIHIGIDTVNLQGKGFEILVKEDQWVEQGEPLMKVDLDVIKENHLNPITPIIVTNSDEYVNVMDLPTDMAQAGISEVLMVFQ; encoded by the coding sequence ATGGAACATTTAAAATTAGCTCAGGAGATTATCCGGTATTGCGGCGGAAAGGATAATATTACCCAGGCATGGAACTGCATTACCAGGGTGCGTTTTCATTTAAAAACCAGAGAAAAGGCAGATGTAAAGGCTATACAGGCCTTAGACGGAGTTTTGGGAGCCCAGTTTCAGGGGGATCAGTTCCAGGTGATCATTGGAAACGAGGTATTAAAGGTATTTGAAGGGGTAAAGGAAGAGCTGGGTGACCTTGTGGCTTATACGGAAGAAGAAAAGCAGAAGGATAAAAAAAGGGAGAATCCGGTTAATGTGGTCTTCGGCGTGATATCGGGGATTTTCAATCCCATTTTGCCGGCCATTACAGGTTCCGGTATTATAAAAGGGATTCTGGCGCTTCTGGTTTTTCTTAAAATGCTGAATCCGGAGTCAAGCAATTATTTTGTTTTAGATATGATTTCCAATGCAACCTATTATTTCCTGCCGTTTCTCGTAGCTTTTTCAGCAGGGAAGAAATTCGGGGTAAATGAACATTTGTCTGCTACCCTTGCAGGGATCATCATGTATCCTGCATTTGTGAATTTAAGCGGCCAGGGGATCAGTACGGTGAAGTTTCTGTTTCTGAATATTCCTGTAATGGATTACAACTCCACGGTGATCCCTATTATTTTGGGTGTGCTGCTGCTGAGCATTGTATACAAATTTATAGACCGTTTTGTGCCGGGCTTTTTAAAACTGATCGTGACGCCCGTGGCTTCTCTTCTGATCACAGCCCCTGTGGTTCTTGTTTTCATCGCCCCTTTGGGAAGTTATGTGGGAAAATATGTGGCAGCCTTTTTCATTTCCCTCTTTGGAGTGGCAGGACCTGTGGCCGGTCTTCTCATGGGAGGTCTTATGTCGGTCATTGTTATAACCGGCATGCACTATGCATTTTTCCCGTCTACCTTTGATGGACTGGGGGGCGTTGGCTACGACATTTTACTGCTGCCTATGAGCATTGTGAGCAATATTGGCCAGTGCGGCGCCGTATTAGGGGCGGCCTTTAAAATAAAAGATAAGAAAATGAAATCCATTGCATTTTCCAGCGCGCTTTCCGCTTTGTTCGGCATTACGGAACCTGCCATCTACGGTGTGAACTTAAAATATAAAAAGCCCTTTTATGCCGCATTGGCAGGCGGAGCAGTGGGAGGAGCCATTTATGGTATCTTTCATGTTAAGGCTTTTGCTTTCAGCATTCCCGGAATTACAGCTTTGCCGACATATTTGAAAGAAGGGGAATTAAACAACTTTATCTGGGCCTGTGTGGGTGTGTTTGCCTCATTTTTTACAGCCTTTATCCTAACCATTGTACTTCCTCTGGAAGAAAAGGAAAAGACAAAGGAAAAGGAGAAAGAGAAAGAGCCTGAAGCGGTCAGCCAGGGTCAGGAAGGGCATATCGTAAAAATACCCGTTGCCGCGCCGATGACAGGGCAAGCAGTGGGACTTGCCCAGGTTCCTGATAAGATGTTTGCGGAGGGTATTCTTGGAAAAGGAATTGCGATCATACCCGAAGAGGGGACAGTGAAAGCACCTTTTCAGGGACAGGTTAAAATGATTGCACCTACAAAGCATGCCATCGGCCTGATATCCGACAGGGGAATCAATGTGGTGATCCATATCGGGATCGATACGGTGAATCTCCAGGGAAAAGGCTTTGAAATCCTGGTAAAAGAAGACCAGTGGGTGGAGCAGGGAGAACCTTTGATGAAGGTGGATTTGGATGTTATTAAGGAGAACCATTTAAATCCCATCACTCCGATCATTGTGACAAACTCTGATGAATATGTGAATGTGATGGACTTGCCCACGGACATGGCCCAGGCAGGAATCAGTGAGGTTTTGATGGTATTCCAGTAG
- the licT gene encoding BglG family transcription antiterminator LicT, translating to MFEFVKSLNNNIVLAYDENHNEVVLFGTGIGFNRKKGDMVEESSVTKLFINDSNKRLAPMIQNLSEDIVSATEEIVQYGSRVLEKQLHASILIVLADHLYFAMERAKKSQNVDNPLQWEVPHLYPKEYEIGVKGVKSIEERLQIKLPPQEASFIALHFVNAQFESQDMSDTLKITEIISRILDIVNYHFQLILDENSLYYSRFIVHLRYFIIRQKTHMKDTIGLNDEDLLETVKTRYKKSYQCAVKIAKYLHDAYSWDVSKDEIIYLLLHIERITSVTKK from the coding sequence ATGTTCGAGTTTGTTAAATCACTGAATAATAACATCGTTCTTGCTTACGACGAGAATCATAACGAAGTAGTGCTATTTGGAACCGGGATCGGATTCAACCGGAAGAAAGGGGATATGGTTGAAGAATCTTCCGTCACTAAGCTTTTCATCAATGACAGCAATAAACGTCTGGCCCCTATGATTCAGAACCTGTCGGAGGATATTGTATCCGCCACGGAAGAAATCGTCCAATACGGCTCCAGAGTATTGGAGAAACAACTTCATGCTTCTATTTTGATTGTTCTGGCCGATCATTTGTATTTTGCAATGGAGCGGGCAAAGAAAAGTCAGAATGTGGATAATCCTCTGCAATGGGAGGTTCCCCATTTGTATCCAAAGGAATATGAAATCGGAGTAAAGGGGGTGAAATCCATTGAGGAACGGCTTCAGATAAAATTGCCGCCTCAGGAGGCATCCTTTATTGCCCTTCATTTTGTAAATGCGCAATTTGAGAGCCAGGATATGAGTGACACCCTGAAAATAACAGAGATAATCAGCAGGATCCTGGATATTGTCAACTATCATTTTCAACTGATATTAGACGAAAATTCCTTATATTACTCCAGGTTTATCGTGCATCTGCGGTACTTTATCATACGGCAGAAAACTCATATGAAGGATACCATTGGATTAAACGACGAAGATTTATTGGAAACGGTAAAGACGCGCTATAAAAAAAGCTATCAATGCGCCGTAAAGATTGCAAAATATCTGCACGATGCTTATTCGTGGGACGTTTCCAAGGATGAAATCATTTATTTACTGCTTCACATCGAAAGAATCACAAGTGTCACAAAGAAATAA
- a CDS encoding YbhB/YbcL family Raf kinase inhibitor-like protein: MKNNLTVTSPAFQNEAVIPVQYTGRGEDISPELHLSSIDENAKSLAVIMDDMGHPIPAYNHWVIWNIPIMEIIPQNIPHGAHIAELNGATQGRGYGRNKYRGPKPPFNWSHRYQFNVYVLDCLLDLPVRSRKRDVLAAMEGHVLQEGCLVGRFR, encoded by the coding sequence ATGAAAAACAATTTGACAGTAACCAGTCCGGCTTTTCAGAATGAAGCTGTAATACCGGTTCAATACACCGGGCGAGGAGAAGATATTTCGCCGGAGCTGCATCTGTCATCCATAGATGAAAATGCTAAGTCTCTGGCGGTCATAATGGATGATATGGGACACCCGATTCCTGCTTATAACCACTGGGTTATATGGAATATTCCCATCATGGAGATAATCCCCCAGAACATCCCCCACGGGGCCCATATTGCAGAACTGAACGGGGCAACGCAGGGACGCGGATACGGAAGAAACAAATATCGGGGTCCGAAACCGCCCTTCAATTGGTCCCACCGCTATCAATTTAATGTATATGTGCTTGATTGCCTGTTGGACCTGCCAGTCAGGTCCAGAAAGAGGGATGTACTGGCAGCTATGGAAGGGCATGTTTTACAGGAGGGCTGTTTGGTGGGAAGATTTCGTTAA
- a CDS encoding carboxymuconolactone decarboxylase family protein, producing MQVSPSFQVFAKEAPEVQKAWMEMVQKLDGASALDKKTKELAYLAVMAAVGLESGLPFHVKMAKSKGATREEIISSILVGLPAVGNGIVKSLPIALEAFDEEG from the coding sequence ATGCAGGTTAGCCCATCGTTTCAAGTCTTTGCAAAAGAGGCCCCTGAGGTACAAAAGGCATGGATGGAAATGGTACAAAAACTGGACGGCGCAAGCGCACTGGATAAAAAGACGAAAGAACTTGCCTATCTTGCAGTGATGGCTGCAGTAGGTCTTGAAAGCGGATTGCCGTTCCATGTTAAAATGGCAAAATCCAAAGGAGCAACAAGAGAAGAAATTATTAGCAGTATACTGGTAGGATTACCCGCTGTGGGGAATGGAATTGTTAAATCCTTGCCGATAGCTCTGGAGGCATTTGATGAGGAAGGGTGA
- a CDS encoding zinc ribbon domain-containing protein has product MKVCIACGMPMNEASEFACGDTTKDYCVHCARPDGSMQSFEEKKEGTINFIIKTQGVDKKAAVQMAESSMKKLPAWKEYFNRIK; this is encoded by the coding sequence ATGAAGGTTTGTATTGCCTGCGGTATGCCAATGAATGAGGCTTCTGAATTTGCCTGTGGTGACACTACGAAGGATTATTGTGTGCACTGCGCCCGCCCTGACGGCTCCATGCAGTCGTTTGAAGAAAAGAAGGAAGGTACCATCAACTTTATTATCAAGACCCAGGGGGTAGATAAAAAGGCTGCGGTCCAAATGGCCGAAAGCAGTATGAAAAAGCTTCCGGCATGGAAGGAATATTTTAACCGAATCAAGTAA
- a CDS encoding TetR/AcrR family transcriptional regulator codes for MKSKRQLQKENTRKKIIETACQVYSEQGFSATTAVIAKEAGVSHGTIFVHFASLDELLCCLIQDFGDILGAEIHRLAETKDNIEELLKAHLDVLARHERFYTRLIAERSLLPEEARLTFSNIQSILAYHFNKVFERESHGIKALPVHLLFNTWMGLIHYYLLNKDLFSPDTPLLERYGSELTETFLELIKK; via the coding sequence TTGAAATCAAAAAGACAGCTGCAAAAAGAAAATACCCGGAAAAAGATCATTGAAACGGCCTGTCAGGTTTATTCTGAGCAAGGGTTTTCAGCCACAACGGCTGTTATTGCAAAGGAAGCAGGTGTGTCCCACGGCACAATATTCGTCCATTTTGCGTCATTGGATGAATTGCTGTGCTGCCTCATACAGGATTTCGGTGATATTTTGGGAGCGGAAATACACCGGTTAGCAGAAACAAAAGATAATATTGAGGAGCTGTTAAAAGCTCATTTAGATGTTTTGGCCCGCCACGAAAGGTTTTATACCCGGCTTATTGCTGAAAGGAGTTTATTGCCTGAGGAGGCAAGATTAACATTTTCAAATATCCAGTCCATCCTTGCCTACCACTTTAACAAGGTATTTGAGCGGGAAAGCCATGGGATAAAAGCTCTTCCTGTACACCTGCTGTTTAATACGTGGATGGGATTGATTCATTATTACTTGTTAAACAAAGATTTGTTTTCGCCGGATACGCCGCTCTTAGAGCGGTATGGCTCAGAGCTTACGGAAACTTTTTTAGAACTGATTAAAAAATAA
- a CDS encoding DUF4003 family protein produces the protein MNEHTRLHCELFIENKERIKSVFGWDGGLIHLACSLIYTAKDKRADESTLQFCKELLKQKVGVFSNFRSTARSPIVSMLAVSGSPERTLDQGLEVYGLLKKDFWGSVYLPMAAMIIAQMENQNEYERIAARTRILYERMKSEHPFLTSGEDSALCALMALSDKSDDNLIHDAEACYRILKPNFFSGNAVQSLSHILALCDGQAEEKCERTIILFNKLKAAGHKYGTEYELPTLGVLAMTDGDADEIIREMIEIDAWLSAQSGFGFFSSISKKQRLMYAGILAQKDFAQNGAMETAAINSTISLILAQEVAMCAAVAASATAANNAANS, from the coding sequence ATGAACGAACATACACGCTTACACTGTGAACTTTTTATCGAAAACAAGGAACGCATCAAATCAGTATTTGGCTGGGACGGCGGGCTGATCCATCTGGCCTGCTCCTTAATCTACACTGCAAAGGATAAAAGAGCTGACGAAAGCACGCTGCAATTCTGCAAGGAACTTCTAAAGCAGAAGGTTGGCGTATTTTCCAACTTTCGCAGCACAGCAAGATCACCGATTGTTTCAATGCTGGCTGTCAGCGGCAGCCCGGAGCGCACACTGGACCAGGGTCTGGAGGTATATGGGTTACTCAAGAAAGATTTCTGGGGTTCGGTTTATCTTCCCATGGCAGCAATGATCATTGCTCAGATGGAAAATCAAAATGAGTATGAGCGCATTGCTGCCCGTACCAGAATTCTTTACGAAAGAATGAAATCCGAGCATCCTTTCCTGACATCAGGAGAAGACAGTGCGCTGTGTGCATTGATGGCATTATCGGATAAATCTGATGATAATCTGATTCATGATGCTGAAGCCTGCTATAGAATATTGAAACCAAATTTCTTTTCAGGCAATGCAGTTCAGTCCCTGAGTCATATACTTGCCCTGTGTGATGGGCAAGCTGAGGAAAAATGTGAACGAACGATTATTCTTTTTAATAAGCTGAAAGCTGCAGGTCATAAATATGGTACCGAATATGAACTTCCCACGTTGGGCGTTCTCGCTATGACAGATGGTGATGCCGATGAAATTATCCGTGAAATGATTGAGATCGACGCATGGCTGTCTGCCCAGAGTGGATTCGGATTTTTCAGCAGCATCAGCAAAAAACAACGTTTGATGTATGCGGGGATTCTTGCTCAAAAGGACTTTGCCCAAAATGGTGCCATGGAGACAGCGGCCATCAACAGCACGATATCATTGATATTGGCGCAAGAAGTCGCCATGTGTGCGGCTGTCGCCGCAAGCGCGACGGCGGCAAATAATGCGGCGAACAGCTAA
- a CDS encoding MBL fold metallo-hydrolase — translation MKIKVLLDNNTYIDQYYYGEPAVSYYIEVDDRKILFDTGYSDVLIKNAKAMGIDLNSVTNIVLSHGHNDHSNGLMYLKEEIDLLKVSLTAHPLCFQPKSEGAEHIGSPYSEEEISAMCRYVPATGPYRISDHCLFLGEIPAFNSFEKRHKIGKTVIDGKVADDYVIDDSALVCDTKEGIFIITGCSHSGICNIVEYSKQLCKCNKVAGVLGGFHLFDNDRRLSNTVQYLKHTIAGTLYPCHCVSLQAKAEMMKYVDVKEVGVGLGIEL, via the coding sequence ATGAAGATAAAAGTTTTATTGGATAATAATACGTATATCGATCAATATTACTATGGTGAACCTGCCGTCAGTTATTATATTGAAGTCGATGACAGAAAGATATTATTTGACACCGGGTATTCTGATGTTCTGATTAAAAATGCGAAGGCCATGGGAATAGACTTAAATTCTGTCACAAACATTGTTTTATCCCATGGCCATAATGACCATAGCAATGGCCTGATGTATTTAAAAGAAGAAATCGATTTGTTAAAAGTCTCCTTAACTGCACACCCGCTATGCTTTCAGCCGAAATCAGAAGGAGCAGAACATATCGGTTCCCCTTATTCGGAAGAGGAAATATCAGCGATGTGCCGGTATGTTCCGGCAACCGGGCCATACAGAATATCGGATCACTGCTTATTCTTAGGTGAAATTCCGGCTTTTAATAGCTTTGAAAAACGTCATAAAATAGGAAAAACTGTTATAGACGGCAAGGTGGCGGATGATTATGTTATTGATGATTCCGCCCTGGTATGTGATACAAAAGAGGGGATTTTTATTATTACCGGCTGTTCGCACAGTGGGATCTGCAATATAGTGGAATATTCAAAACAACTATGTAAATGCAATAAGGTTGCAGGTGTGTTAGGCGGTTTCCATTTATTTGACAACGATCGCCGTTTAAGCAATACGGTCCAATATTTAAAACATACAATAGCAGGAACCTTATATCCCTGCCATTGCGTATCGCTCCAGGCAAAAGCTGAAATGATGAAGTATGTTGATGTGAAAGAAGTTGGTGTGGGACTGGGCATTGAGCTGTAA
- a CDS encoding LacI family DNA-binding transcriptional regulator translates to MATIKDIAEKAGVSISTVSRVLNYDETLNVPDETKQKVFEAAEELDYIVKEKKKRKKKLNIGVYYSYSIEEELVDTYYLYVRVAIEKKIALENQKRRIVTAEDTEESLKNVDGIICLGTFNRQMLKKIEGFHKPVVFVDSSPDESKFDSVVINFERATKKVLDYLSGMEHKKIAFIGGFETDALGNAIDDMRKRVYERYMKELGLFREEYIKIGEYNPKYGYVLLKELLSLQEPPTAVFVANDSLAVGCYKAANELGLKIPEDISIVGFNDLATTKYMVPPLTTVRLYMEFMGETAVSLMMERIETEREICKMVTIPTKLIERESCKPPKGVQYHRITENVSLIGENEDEDKSFIG, encoded by the coding sequence ATGGCAACGATTAAGGACATTGCAGAAAAAGCGGGAGTATCCATTTCAACGGTTTCACGGGTATTAAATTATGATGAAACATTAAATGTTCCTGATGAAACAAAGCAGAAAGTTTTTGAAGCGGCAGAAGAGCTGGATTATATCGTAAAGGAAAAGAAAAAACGTAAGAAAAAGCTGAATATTGGCGTATACTACAGCTATTCCATCGAAGAGGAGCTGGTGGACACCTACTATCTGTATGTCCGGGTGGCTATTGAGAAAAAAATCGCTCTTGAGAACCAGAAGCGCCGGATCGTGACGGCAGAGGATACGGAGGAAAGCTTAAAGAATGTGGATGGCATCATTTGTCTAGGTACCTTTAACAGGCAGATGCTGAAAAAAATTGAAGGCTTTCACAAGCCTGTAGTATTTGTGGACAGCTCTCCCGACGAATCCAAGTTCGATTCCGTTGTCATAAATTTTGAGCGGGCAACGAAAAAAGTTTTGGATTATTTAAGCGGTATGGAGCATAAAAAAATTGCTTTTATCGGAGGCTTTGAGACCGATGCTTTAGGAAATGCCATTGATGACATGAGAAAAAGAGTCTATGAGCGCTATATGAAGGAGTTGGGGCTTTTCCGGGAAGAATACATTAAAATCGGAGAGTATAACCCGAAATACGGATATGTTTTGCTGAAAGAGCTTTTATCTCTTCAAGAGCCCCCAACGGCTGTCTTTGTTGCAAATGATTCCCTTGCTGTGGGCTGCTATAAGGCAGCCAATGAACTGGGGTTAAAGATCCCGGAGGACATCAGCATCGTAGGATTTAATGATCTGGCCACAACAAAATATATGGTTCCGCCTCTTACGACAGTGCGCTTATACATGGAATTCATGGGAGAGACCGCGGTTTCCCTGATGATGGAGAGAATTGAAACGGAACGGGAAATCTGCAAGATGGTTACTATACCCACGAAATTGATAGAAAGAGAAAGCTGTAAACCGCCTAAGGGAGTACAATATCATAGAATCACTGAAAATGTAAGTTTGATTGGTGAAAATGAAGATGAAGATAAAAGTTTTATTGGATAA
- a CDS encoding DMT family transporter — translation MKKHLGSLGLLLTAIIWGSGFVANNIALETMTPMQILCLRFFIGAVLMGGIACKRFKNVGKQEIIAGTILGVILFAAFTAQTFGLKYTTPSKNAFLTATNVVIVPFIALLLNKKRVDGYSCAGAVMAITGIGILSLRGNLSLSFGDALTLICAFCFAFHIFYTGEFAQKYDVLILTAIQMLVAFLLSFLVMLPAEGINLSVSGNGLVSVIYLGVFSTTIAFFLQTVAQKYTTETKAAVILSMESVFGTLFSILIVQEEITARMVAGCILILAAVIIAETKPKLIMKRYIEEIKEL, via the coding sequence ATGAAAAAGCACCTTGGCAGCCTGGGGCTGCTGCTCACGGCAATTATCTGGGGCAGCGGCTTCGTAGCCAATAACATAGCACTTGAGACCATGACACCTATGCAGATTTTGTGCCTCCGTTTTTTTATTGGCGCTGTCTTAATGGGAGGGATTGCCTGTAAAAGATTTAAAAATGTTGGAAAACAGGAAATCATTGCAGGGACAATTCTTGGTGTGATATTATTTGCGGCCTTTACGGCCCAGACCTTTGGGCTAAAATATACCACCCCATCCAAGAATGCCTTTTTAACGGCAACCAATGTGGTGATCGTACCGTTTATAGCCCTCCTGCTCAATAAAAAAAGGGTGGATGGCTACAGCTGCGCTGGTGCTGTCATGGCGATTACGGGAATTGGCATCCTTTCTTTAAGAGGGAATTTAAGCCTTTCCTTTGGGGATGCCCTGACTCTAATTTGCGCCTTTTGCTTTGCCTTTCATATATTTTATACCGGGGAATTTGCCCAGAAATATGATGTACTCATACTGACTGCCATACAAATGCTGGTTGCATTTTTACTTTCTTTTCTTGTAATGCTGCCTGCAGAGGGGATAAACCTTTCTGTAAGCGGCAACGGGCTTGTCAGCGTTATCTACCTGGGCGTTTTTTCAACCACAATAGCTTTTTTTCTCCAGACAGTGGCACAAAAATATACTACTGAAACAAAAGCAGCCGTTATTCTGTCCATGGAATCCGTATTTGGAACGCTGTTCTCCATTTTGATCGTACAGGAAGAGATAACGGCAAGAATGGTCGCTGGCTGCATTTTAATATTGGCGGCGGTTATCATTGCGGAAACAAAGCCGAAGTTAATAATGAAAAGATATATTGAAGAAATAAAGGAATTGTAA